From a region of the Oncorhynchus keta strain PuntledgeMale-10-30-2019 chromosome 13, Oket_V2, whole genome shotgun sequence genome:
- the LOC118391896 gene encoding glycogen phosphorylase, muscle form → MCSTVCMCVYIYNSAGLAYQLWCPHFDETEGGRKDTQCDTRSHLASSSVDFCLSDLQSHNRKYAFTKMPKPLTDQDKRKQISVRGLAGVENVSDLKTNFNRHLHFTLVKDRNVATKRDYYFALANTVRDHLVGRWIRTQQHYYEKDPKRVYYLSLEFYMGRTLQNTMVNLALENACDEATYQLGLDMEELQDIEEDAGLGNGGLGRLAACFLDSMASLGLAAYGYGIRYEFGIFNQKIVNGWQVEEADDWLRYGNPWEKARPEYMRPVHFYGRVEHTPEGVKWVDTQVVLALPYDTPVPGYRNNVVNTMRLWSAKAPCDFNLKDFNVGGYIQAVLDRNLAENISRVLYPNDNFFEGKELRLKQEYFVVAATLQDIVRRFKSSKFGSTEVVRVDLSTLPDKVAIQLNDTHPAMAIPELMRILLDTEHQKWEKAWDICTRTCAYTNHTVLPEALERWPTDLLQNLLPRHLEIIYEINRRHLERIAKLYPGDHDRLRRMSLVEEGDQKKINMAHLCIVGSHAVNGVARIHSDIIKATLFKDFYEVDPHKFQNKTNGITPRRWLVMCNPGLAEVIAERIGEDYIRDLDQLKKLLAFVDDDSLIHDIAKVKQENKLKFSAYLEEHYKVKINPNSMFDVQVKRIHEYKRQLLNCLHIITLYNRIQKEPNKNWTPRTIMIGGKAAPGYHTAKLIIRLITAIGEIVNHDTVVGDRLKVIFLENYKVTLAEKIIPASDLSEQISTAGTEASGTGNMKFMLNGALTIGTMDGANVEMAEEAGEENLFIFGMRVDDVDAMDKSGYDAMDYYNRIPELKQAMDQIAGGFFSPDQHDLFKDIVNMLLHHDRFKVFADYEAYIKCQEKVSALYKNPKEWTKMVIHNIAGCGKFSSDRTISQYAREIWGMEPSLERIPAPDDPRQ, encoded by the exons ATGTGCTCGACTGTTTGTATGTGCGTTTATATATATAACAGTGCAGGTCTGGCATACCAACTCTGGTGTCCACACTTTGacgagacagagggaggaaggaaggacacACAGTGTGACACGCGAAGCCATCTCGCATCATCCTCGGTTGATTTTTGCCTTTCGGATCTACAGTCGCACAATAGAAAATACGCATTTACCAAGATGCCCAAGCCACTGACAGACCAGGATAAGAGGAAGCAGATATCGGTGCGGGGGCTTGCAGGAGTGGAAAATGTTTCAGACCTTAAGACCAATTTTAATCGCCATCTCCACTTTACTCTGGTAAAGGACCGAAATGTGGCGACCAAACGGGACTACTACTTCGCCTTGGCCAACACTGTCCGCGACCATCTGGTGGGCAGATGGATCAGGACGCAGCAGCACTACTATGAGAAAGACCCCAAA CGTGTGTATTACCTGTCCCTTGAGTTCTACATGGGGCGCACCCTGCAGAATACAATGGTGAACCTGGCTCTGGAGAACGCATGCGACGAGGCTACCTATCAG TTGGGCCTGGACATGGAGGAGCTGCAGGACATTGAGGAAGATGCCGGCCTGGGAAATGGTGGCCTTGGACGGCTCGCCG CCTGCTTCCTAGATTCCATGGCGTCTCTGGGACTGGCAGCTTACGGCTACGGCATCCGCTATGAGTTCGGCATCTTCAACCAGAAAATTGTGAATGGCTGGCAG GTAGAGGAGGCTGACGATTGGCTGCGCTACGGCAACCCCTGGGAGAAGGCCCGCCCTGAGTACATGCGACCCGTCCACTTCTACGGCAGAGTGGAGCACACCCCCGAGGGTGTGAAATGGGTTGACACACAG GTAGTGTTGGCCCTTCCTTATGACACCCCAGTCCCTGGCTACAGGAACAATGTTGTGAACACCATGAGACTGTGGTCTGCCAAGGCCCCCTGTGATTTCAACCTGAAAGACT TCAATGTGGGTGGCTATATTCAAGCTGTGCTGGACAGAAACTTGGCTGAGAACATCTCCCGTGTTCTGTACCCCAATGACAAC TTCTTCGAGGGGAAGGAGCTTCGTCTGAAGCAGGAATACTTTGTGGTGGCGGCCACTCTGCAGGACATCGTGCGTCGCTTCAAGTCCTCCAAGTTCGGCTCCACTGAGGTTGTGCGCGTTGACCtgtccaccctacctgacaaG GTGGCCATCCAGCTGAACGACACCCACCCTGCCATGGCCATCCCTGAGCTGATGAGGATTTTGTTGGACACGGAGCACCAGAAATGGGAGAAG GCCTGGGACATCTGCACACGTACCTGTGCCTACACCAACCACACCGTCCTGCCTGAGGCTCTGGAGCGCTGGCCCACAGACCTGCTCCAGAACCTTCTGCCCAGACACCTGGAGATCATCTACGAGATCAACCGACGTCACCTGGAG cgCATCGCTAAGCTCTACCCCGGGGACCATGATCGTCTGCGCCGCATGTCCCTAGTGGAGGAGGGCGACCAGAAGAAGATCAACATGGCCCACCTGTGCATCGTGGGCTCCCACGCCGTCAACGGAGTGGCCCGCATCCACTCGGACATCATCAAAGCCACTCT GTTCAAAGACTTCTATGAGGTGGACCCCCACAAGTTCCAGAACAAGACCAACGGGATCACGCCCCGCCGCTGGCTGGTCATGTGCAACCCTGGGCTGGCTGAAGTCATTGCAGAG AGGATCGGTGAGGATTACATCCGCGATCTGGACCAACTGAAGAAGTTGCTGGCGTTTGTGGATGACGACTCTTTGATTCATGACATCGCCAAGGTCAAACAG GAGAACAAGCTTAAGTTTTCTGCCTATCTCGAGGAGCACTACAAGGTGAAGATCAACCCCAACTCCATGTTCGACGTTCAAGTCAAGAGGATCCACGAGTACAAGAGGCAGCTGCTCAACTGCCTGCACATCATCACTCTCTACAACC GCATCCAGAAGGAGCCCAACAAGAATTGGACCCCCAGGACTATCATGATTGGAGGAAAG GCTGCTCCTGGGTACCACACGGCAAAGCTGATCATTAGGCTAATCACTGCCATCGGAGAGATTGTCAACCACGACACTGTGGTGGGAGACCGCCTCAAAGTCATCTTCCTGGAGAACTACAAGGTTACTCTGGCAGAGAAAA TCATCCCTGCGTCCGACCTGTCTGAGCAGATCTCCACAGCTGGCACTGAGGCGTCTGGCACTGGCAACATGAAGTTCATGCTGAACGGAGCGCTCACCATTGGCACCATGGACGGAGCCAACGTAGAGATGGCCGAGGAGGCCGGAGAAGAGAACCTCTTCATCTTCGGCATGAGGGTAGACGACGTGGACGCCATGGACAAGAGTGG ATATGATGCCATGGACTACTACAACCGCATTCCTGAGCTGAAGCAGGCCATGGACCAGATCGCTGGTGGATTCTTCAGCCCCGACCAGCACGACCTCTTTAAGGACATTGTCAACATGCTGCTGCACCATGACAG ATTCAAGGTGTTCGCTGACTACGAAGCTTACATCAAATGCCAAGAGAAAGTCAGTGCTCTCTACAAG AACCCTAAAGAATGGACCAAGATGGTGATCCACAACATTGCTGGTTGTGGTAAATTCTCTAGCGACCGCACTATCTCCCAGTACGCCCGGGAGATCTGGGGCATGGAGCCCAGCCTGGAAAGGATCCCTGCCCCAGACGATCCTCGCCAATAA